CTCCGGTTTTGCACACAACCAGTGCCCTGAGTGTACCTGTGTTTCACCCTTTCTAGTTGTAAGGTGATCTATTATCCTCAACCTAAACCTTATTCCCCGCAACAGATTATCCTACATAGCATGCTTAAAATAAACTGCAGACATCGTGTAGTTTTGCTAAAAAAATGACACTAAATACGGAACCACTACACCTGTGATGCTTGGCAACAAAgaaaaacaaattttaaatcaGTGTTAACAGCCATCAGTTGTAAGCCTGAGTCGTGACAATATCTGTCCATTAATCATTTTTTTGCAGGACATGGAACAGCGACAGCCACCAAAAATGTAGAACAAAACTTAAATAACCACAACTTGAACTTTGATAGTCACAAATACCTAATTATCATACAATAGCAACAAACTTATCCACATAAATTAACACAAACGGCCAACAGAATATTGTTTGAAATTTTATCACTCCTTTAAGAGAACACCAGCGACACAGAATTTAGTATAATCTATTAATCAACAGAACCTAGTGGGAAACCTAATTCATAAATTTACAAATGCCCTACAATAGTTATTCAAATACAGTGATGAGTGATTTACTAAAGTCTTCTAAAATTTCCAAATTCGTTCTGAATAAATTATGTTTCTAATGTGCAGGAACCTTTTAATTGTTTTGGAGAAGTACAAACCATCGGGTTATTTGCAAAAATTACGCATAAGGATGCTGTGCTATTACTACAATATTTAAAGCGATTAAGTAAATACACATGATTACAATATTCAAAAGACACCAAGATACATTAAAATAGTATAATATAGAGTAGTAAAGTATTACAGTATTTTACAAAGACAAAAGAAGTAAGTTTCTAGTATTATGCATCTGGATCCAATTCTCTGAATCCACAACACACACTTTAATTGCATCTAGTTAAAATCAATCCTCCGTACTTGTTTCTTTATTTCTGGCACTACATTACATTATTTTACATGGTAGAGGAAGATAAGATTATATGATTATTGGCTCGTACCCGTCTTCTCTTGGACTCCTCAGTTTTCTGTAACCTAGGAAAGCAACAAGTAAAGCTATTCCTACACCAAACAGAACTCCTATCCAAACAAAGCTGATCTTTGCTGTTTCCCCATGTATCTGCAGAAACAAGACGCCCATTATAATCATCAGTTCCAACTCATTACGCCATTATACCCCTAGATTATAAACTTTTCAGAACTGAAATAAGGGGTTACAAAAATATTGGGGTTAGAATGGGAAACTAATCTTATTAACGGGGTAAATCATTCCCTTCATTGAATTCTGGATTCTAAATCATTTCCATCCAAAACTCTACTGCCCCTAGTGAGTTGATTTTACATAATTACATAGGTTGCTGCTGCCTCTTTCCCTAAATTCTATCAGATCACTTATTCCAAGTAAATAAATCTAGTAATGTATGTCAACAGCATTTAAAATCAATATTTACCAACATTTTTGACTCAAAAGTAACATAGCAAGAACTCCTTCTAGACTTCTTCATCTAATTCTAGTTAAgaaagtaattccaaaaagacacTTCCAGAAATGATGAGCTACAAATTACAACTTAACATTGTTAATTAATCAAGAGATGTAATTCACAAACTCGCATAATTTAAATAATGTTAACATGCCTGAGTGCACGTGTGTATCAGTTATTTGTACAAGCATTAAGCAGTGCTGGAGATGTTTAAACATGTTCCTTTAACATGTGCTATACAACCTACTCATTGGCTCATCAAATAATAAGGGGTATAATGATAAATATGCTTGACTGATGGTGAAAATGAAGTCAGATATTACCTCAACTGCTGCCTGCAAGTAGGACTCTGAATCTGGTAACGGTTCTGCAACCAAAATGTAGAAGAGCCCCATCACTCCAGTGTGTCTTTGGGCACTGCTGTAATTTGAATCCAAATATAAAGTTTCCCCATCTGCAATCCTAACTGACCCTGGCTTGGGATAACATGTAGACATTCCCACAATGTACCCAGCCTCATTTCCAGCTTCCTTTCCCTCTCCGTAATTTGGTATTGATGAGCATATTACTCGTCCATCCTATATGATTTAGTATGGAGGACATCATATTAAAATATCGGTAAAAAGGATAACTCCCAATCTTATCttggttaaaataattttaagCTGGAAAAGGTCAGGATCACTCTATAACGAAAAAGTTACCATAATATCTCCTGAAATTAACTGCTTTGTTACGAGTATATGCCCCGTTTTGACAGGAAGGCATGCAATTTTGATTAGGACATTCTGTAAATTCTGTGGCTCTATATAAAAGCTAATGCAGTGGAAAAATCAGAAAGTTTAAGTACACGGTGAAAATGGAAATACGCTTGGCCAATTGGAACCTCATTGCAATGTCGAGGGTTATATTCTTTTTATGCGATTAGTAATCCCGAGACCATTCACATTTACTCATTTGATCATACATAATCACTAAAAAAAATTGCCATGGCTAACTTCAATAACAAACTAATTCATTTAAGGGGATTTACTCCAACCCCCTCCAAATCTCCAATGATATACTGTGGATATGAACTAAAAAATGATGGATATTTAGTCCAACTAGTTAACTTAAAAGATTAGTCTAATTTAGAACAAATTGATCAATACCCCCGATGTGTGTTTATCACGTGTAACAGATATAACCTAGATTTGAAAAAATACTCCAGTGTGCAGAAACGGCAGTCTagatttataaaaatatattaagtACCTCTCCATAAAGAGCTGAACCGATGCCCCCAGTGTGCTGATGTGCAACACCATAGATGACATCACCACCAGTTGGCATGACCACGCTTATTCGTCTAGATTCGAAACATGCCTTGTTATTTGCATCAGTGGCACAGGCCTCAACAGTGTACTCAATCTGTATCATGATAAGTGCAGCAGTAACTCAATGGATgacaattaaataattaaaattaataaagtATGACAAGAATTTTCCTCAAATATCTAAAACTTCTTTGAAGTTTACTCACAAGGCAATCATGTTTTGCGCTAAGTGCTGTCGTTGATTCATCAGACTTTGTCCAAGTATCGGtaatatcaaatatatatatcttaacaGGTAAAATGGAGTTTTCCCAATCAACCCACTTCACAGTGTACTTCATGTATAGGTTTCTCCTAGCACTCTCAAATCCCTGTTTCACCAGGCATTGTGTCTCGTCATAGCAACAATATAATCCGCCAACATAATCTGGACTCAATGGCCGATTATATTCATCTACAGTAACATTGTATAAATCACATCTGCACTCGGTGCATCCTAACCTCTCTGCTGCACCGCGAGTATCAATAGCATGAACATTAAGAAACCATTTCTCCTCATAGCCATCAGGAATTTCAGTGGGATTTCCAATTTCTATTCCATAGGGATCTGGGATATATGTAGCTGTTTTTCGTGTTTCTGACCCGAGGCCAAAATATTGTGTTAGTCCGTGATCACAAATTCCAGCATTTCTTGCAATTATGCGATCCGCCTGGTGGAAACCTGAACTCTGGCTGTGCTTAGAAACATCAATTCCTTTGCGTTCAAAGTATCGAACAGCGACCCAGTGGTGAAGATAAGTTTCGTGAAGGGGTACAGAATTTCCTGCTTCATCAACTACTTCAGCATTAAAATCCTTGAGTGCAATATGACCTCTTGGGAAATCAATATCATAGTAATATTTGTTTGCCACTGATCCGGGACCTAGAACAATCTTAGGTGATAGAAACACTTTAGTTTTCACCTCATTTTCACGAGCTTCTAAATTTTGGGCATTTAGGACCAACAAGATAGTCACAAGCAGTAAAAACCAGCCTTGACGCATATTCACTCTAGTTAATCTgttgaaaacaaacacaaaataTATTAAAAGGATAAGTTTAACAGAAG
This sequence is a window from Apium graveolens cultivar Ventura chromosome 9, ASM990537v1, whole genome shotgun sequence. Protein-coding genes within it:
- the LOC141683262 gene encoding uncharacterized protein LOC141683262; translation: MPFHLMYQTSSSRLTRVNMRQGWFLLLVTILLVLNAQNLEARENEVKTKVFLSPKIVLGPGSVANKYYYDIDFPRGHIALKDFNAEVVDEAGNSVPLHETYLHHWVAVRYFERKGIDVSKHSQSSGFHQADRIIARNAGICDHGLTQYFGLGSETRKTATYIPDPYGIEIGNPTEIPDGYEEKWFLNVHAIDTRGAAERLGCTECRCDLYNVTVDEYNRPLSPDYVGGLYCCYDETQCLVKQGFESARRNLYMKYTVKWVDWENSILPVKIYIFDITDTWTKSDESTTALSAKHDCLIEYTVEACATDANNKACFESRRISVVMPTGGDVIYGVAHQHTGGIGSALYGEDGRVICSSIPNYGEGKEAGNEAGYIVGMSTCYPKPGSVRIADGETLYLDSNYSSAQRHTGVMGLFYILVAEPLPDSESYLQAAVEIHGETAKISFVWIGVLFGVGIALLVAFLGYRKLRSPREDGYEPIII